From Mesorhizobium sp. Pch-S:
CAACGCGCCGCTGCGCCGCACCGTCGGCATCGACGAGATCGGCAACTCGGCGCTTTACCTGCTTTCCGATCTCTCGTCTGGCGTGACCGGGGAAATCCACTACGTCGATTCCGGCTATCATGTCGTGTCGATGCCCACGCTCGACGAACTGAAGCGGCTGGATGGCGGCAAGGATTGAAGCCGCAAGGCTCGCGCTAGCCCCGTCGATTATCCTCACCAAAGTAGAAAGAGCCTATCGTCCACAGCGAAGGATGGGCCCTTGCCTTTTGGTTAACTTTCATGAAACGTTAGTCAACTTTTGTTGCCGATAAAATGCGACGAATCGCAGGAAACTTATTTTAAGAGGATCGCGGTTAGAACATCCTGCAGATTGGGACCCTGCGTATGCCCTCTGTCAAGAATCCTGGCCGAACGCCACTTTTCCGGCTGATCACCATCGCCAGCGCGGGCATGGGCAGCTTCATCCTGGGCTTGTGGGGCATCAAGATCGGTCTCGGCGACAGCCTGGCAGAACTTCCGCTCAACACACTCGTGGCCATCGTCGCAGGTCTTTGCGCGCTGGCTGCGGCCTGTGCAGCGATGTCCTTCTTCGCCGGTGTCGACGAATCCGCTGATTACGTTTTCTCCGAAACCAATTTCGACAAGCTGACGGGAACGCTGGCCAAGCACGCCATGGTCGGCAAGGTGGCGGAGGCTGCCTCCTCCACGCTCAAGACCGGCGAGCCGGTCTACCTGCTCAACATCGACATCAATCGTTTCAGCCAGATCAATGACGCGATCGGCTACACGCAGGTCGATGATCTCATCCGACTGTTCGCCCATCGCCTGAAAGCGCTTCTGCCGCGTGAAGCCGTCGTCGGCCGCGTCGGCCCGGGTGAATTTGCCGTACTGTATCCGGACAAGCGCCTGCCGGGGTCGATGGAGGCACTGGTCGAGCAGCTGATCGATGATCTGATCGCCCCCTACCAGCTGAAGACCCATCAGCAGTCGGTCAGCCTCTCGGTCGGCGTCGTGGCCATGCCAAAGGACGGCATCGATCCAGTGCTGCTTTTGCGTCGGGCCAATCTTGCCTTGCAGAACGCGCGAGCAACCAACGCCGCCGGCACGTGGTCGGTCTTCCAGCCGGAAATGGGCAAGGTCGCGGATCATCGGCAATGGGTGGAGTCCGAACTGCACACGGCGTTCGAGCGCGGCGACTTCGACTTGCACTATCAGCCGCAACTCGACCTCGCCGCAGACAGGGTCGTGGGCTACGAGGCGCTGATCCGGTGGAATCACCCGGAGCGCGGAACGATCGCGCCGATGGAATTCATTCCGCTTGCGGAAGAAACCGGAATGATCGGCCCGATCGGCGAGTGGGTGCTGCGCAAGGCCTGCAGCGACGCCCGCCACCTGCCGGAAGACTGTTTCGTGGCGGTCAACATCTCGCCGGTACAGTTCATGACCAAGGATTTCCTGGCAATGGTGCGCAACACCATCGCCAGGACCGGCATCAAGCCGTCAAGGCTGGAGCTGGAGGTGACCGAGACCGCGATGATGCAGGACAAGGAACGCGCCGCCGCTATCCTCAAAGAATTGTCCGACATGGGCATTTCGGTCGCCGTCGATGATTTCGGCACGGGCTATTCCAACCTCAGCTACCTGATCGACTTCTCGTTCCACAAGTTGAAGATCGACCGCTCTTTCGTCAGCCGCATCGACACCGATTCCGGCTCCGGAGCAGTCGTCTCGACGATTGTCGGCCTGTCGCGCGCACTGGGCGTATCAACGATAGCCGAAGGCGTGGAGACCGAGAGCCAGGCAACCATGCTGAAGGCTGCAGGCTGCGAGGTGGTGCAAGGCTACCTGTTTGGCAAGCCGGCGCCGCTGCGTGTCATTGGCGGACAGGCGCAAAGCGTCGAGCATCTGGCTCAAAACCAGCGTCGTGCCGCAAACCTGCACTAACAGACAGGCGTTCTCCGCCGATCAGCGACGCGCCAACAGCACCTTGAAAGCGTCATTGCGCCCCAGTTCCACGTGATTTGCAAAAGCGGTGGCGAGAACGGGTTCGTACGGTAACTGCCGGTTCGCCACCATGAACAGGCGCCCACCCGGTCGCAATGCCTTCGCCGCGGCGCGGATGATCGAAGCCCCAAGCTGTGGTTCTGCCGCGTGGCCCTGATGGAACGGAGGGTTCATGACGATCGCGTCATAGCGCTCGCCGACCGCTTCAGTTGCAAGATCATGCCAGAACCGCCTCGCGGGAAGGCCCGGCATCAGCCGTGCCAACGTTCGGCCCGCCGCCTGCAAAGAGGCATGGTCGGCCTCATATAGGTCAAGCCCGCTCAAGCCAGCAGCCCGCTCGGCCAGTGTGACCGACAAGTAGCCCCAGCCCGCGCAGAAATCGGCGACATGGCCCTTGATATCTGCAGGCAGATACCCGCCCAGAAGCCGTGACCCCGCGTCGACGCGATCGAAGGAGAACATGCCGGGCGCGGTCTCGTAGCGATCTTCGACCAGAAGCGACGGATTGGCAGCACGCAACCTGGATGCAGCCTCGCTACCTTGTCGGGCGAACCAGAAGACCTGACCATGGTGTTTCGAAAGATGGCCCTCTATGTCAACGAATTCCCCCAGCCGCTTGCGGAGGCTCGCAATACCATCTTCCTTGCCGCCCGCGACGACGATCCGGCCGTCGTCGGTCGTGCGTTCGATGGCTTCGGCAATGCGCGTTTCGTTGAGGCCGCGATGGCGACCCGCAACAACCAAGGTGAGGTCGTAGCCCTCCCCTTCGGGCTCAGGCGCAACCAAGTGCGCAGACGCTGCCAGATGGCGAAAATCCGGGCGAAATCCCTGAACAAGGTGCAGAGCAGCCCCGAAGCCAGCGGGCAGCCGAAACCCCGGCAGAGCGCCGAGAAAGAGCGCACGTGTGCTTTTTCCTGGCAGAGGCAACACATCGGCCTCAAAAGGATGGAACAGGGTTTTGAGCGTATCGGAACTCATGACGGGACGTTCTGCCGCGGATGACTGGGATCCACGGCACCTTGCAGATAATCGGCGATGCGAACGGACCATCCGTCGATGTCTGCGCGGAAGGCTTCCTGCGTCATCCCTGCCACCATGTCCTGCCCTTTCGCAGTCAGCGGCACATAGCCATAGGAGACAGCCACCCTGGTTCCATCACCGTCAGCACAGCAGTCCACCTGGACGAAGGCAACCCGCAAAGCCGGCGTTGTGCGGAGGTAACGGACGTGGTGTCGCCCCGGCTGCCAATCCAGGCAGGTCCAGATCGTCGCTTCCTCGCCGCTGCCGGTGCGAAAGATCATGTCCTGGCCGGTCTCACCTGTTGCTGGAAAGATGTAGTCAGGCAACCAGCCCGGCACCCAGGCTTCCTCCCCTTTCGGGCTGAACAGAAGGAATGCCTCATCGACCGGCAAGGCGACATGAATCTCATGCCTGAAATCGCGGCGCATCATCAGGCATCCTTGTCAGGATGGAGATGACTGTCCGCGCTGGTCAGCCGGCAACCGTAAGCATCCCTCAACTTTGCGATCGTAGCCAGCGTCTCGCTGGAGAAGGCCGACCTGCCTTCGAAGGCATGCAACACAATGCCTTCGAGCAAATCGC
This genomic window contains:
- a CDS encoding class I SAM-dependent methyltransferase, with the translated sequence MSSDTLKTLFHPFEADVLPLPGKSTRALFLGALPGFRLPAGFGAALHLVQGFRPDFRHLAASAHLVAPEPEGEGYDLTLVVAGRHRGLNETRIAEAIERTTDDGRIVVAGGKEDGIASLRKRLGEFVDIEGHLSKHHGQVFWFARQGSEAASRLRAANPSLLVEDRYETAPGMFSFDRVDAGSRLLGGYLPADIKGHVADFCAGWGYLSVTLAERAAGLSGLDLYEADHASLQAAGRTLARLMPGLPARRFWHDLATEAVGERYDAIVMNPPFHQGHAAEPQLGASIIRAAAKALRPGGRLFMVANRQLPYEPVLATAFANHVELGRNDAFKVLLARR
- a CDS encoding bifunctional diguanylate cyclase/phosphodiesterase encodes the protein MPSVKNPGRTPLFRLITIASAGMGSFILGLWGIKIGLGDSLAELPLNTLVAIVAGLCALAAACAAMSFFAGVDESADYVFSETNFDKLTGTLAKHAMVGKVAEAASSTLKTGEPVYLLNIDINRFSQINDAIGYTQVDDLIRLFAHRLKALLPREAVVGRVGPGEFAVLYPDKRLPGSMEALVEQLIDDLIAPYQLKTHQQSVSLSVGVVAMPKDGIDPVLLLRRANLALQNARATNAAGTWSVFQPEMGKVADHRQWVESELHTAFERGDFDLHYQPQLDLAADRVVGYEALIRWNHPERGTIAPMEFIPLAEETGMIGPIGEWVLRKACSDARHLPEDCFVAVNISPVQFMTKDFLAMVRNTIARTGIKPSRLELEVTETAMMQDKERAAAILKELSDMGISVAVDDFGTGYSNLSYLIDFSFHKLKIDRSFVSRIDTDSGSGAVVSTIVGLSRALGVSTIAEGVETESQATMLKAAGCEVVQGYLFGKPAPLRVIGGQAQSVEHLAQNQRRAANLH
- a CDS encoding SRPBCC family protein, whose product is MMRRDFRHEIHVALPVDEAFLLFSPKGEEAWVPGWLPDYIFPATGETGQDMIFRTGSGEEATIWTCLDWQPGRHHVRYLRTTPALRVAFVQVDCCADGDGTRVAVSYGYVPLTAKGQDMVAGMTQEAFRADIDGWSVRIADYLQGAVDPSHPRQNVPS